The following coding sequences lie in one Kryptolebias marmoratus isolate JLee-2015 linkage group LG5, ASM164957v2, whole genome shotgun sequence genomic window:
- the LOC108248589 gene encoding sclerostin domain-containing protein 1-like — protein sequence MPRLTRELQLLALPLLLLLLLRESSSAVQNDATEAVGVQPDLHSQDQPDDEDTNQARQGGRLPADAVRNGPDQSQVKCRELRSTKYISDGQCTSVSPIKELVCAGECLPAHLGPNWIGSGGFAKRYWSRHDAQDWRCVIDRTRTQRIQLQCHDGSSRIYKINVVTSCKCKRFTRQQNDSGHKDTSTQSMKLRKNPEKVGLPEGFDERQSDN from the exons ATGCCTCGCCTGACCAGGGAACTCCAGCTCCTCGCGCTCccgctgctgctcctgctgctgctgcgcgAGAGCAGCTCAGCTGTTCAGAACGACGCCACAGAGGCGGTCGGTGTTCAGCCGGACCTTCACAGCCAGGATCAACCAGATGATGAAGACACAAACCAGGCCAGGCAGGGCGGGAGGCTGCCGGCTGACGCCGTGCGTAACG GTCCAGACCAGAGCCAAGTGAAATGCAGAGAACTAAGATCCACAAAGTACATCTCTGATGGCCAGTGCACCAGCGTCAGCCCTATCAAAGAACTGGTGTGTGCTGGGGAGTGTCTGCCAGCTCATCTGGGGCCCAACTGGATCGGGAGCGGTGGTTTCGCTAAGAGGTACTGGAGCCGTCATGATGCCCAGGATTGGCGCTGTGTCATTGACCGAACCAGGACCCAGCGGATCCAGCTGCAGTGCCACGACGGCAGCTCCAGGATCTATAAAATCAATGTGGTGACCTCCTGCAAGTGCAAGCGCTTCACTAGACAGCAAAATGATTCGGGACACAAGGACACGTCTACCCAGAGCATGAAACTGAGGAAAAACCCGGAGAAGGTCGGACTGCCTGAGGGATTTGATGAAAGACAGTCTGACAACtaa
- the ssr2 gene encoding translocon-associated protein subunit beta, producing the protein MTMAVLRVSVLLAALVLVTGEEGARLLASKALLNRYAVEGRDLTLQYNIYNVGSSAALEVELSDDSFPPEDFGIVSGMLNVKWDRIAPASNVSHTVVLRPLKAGYFNFTSASVSYVAQEGGEVVVGYTSAPGQGGILAQREFDRRFSPHYLDWAAFGVMTLPSIGIPLLLWYSSKRKYDSPKAKKN; encoded by the exons ATGACCATGGCGGTTCTGCGCGTGAGCGTGCTGCTGGCTGCGCTCGTGCTAGTGACAGGAGAGGAGGGAGCCCGGCTGCTGGCCTCCAAAGCCCTACTGAACCGCTACGCTGTGGAGGGCCGGGACCTGACCCTGCAGTACAACATCTACAATGTGGGCTCCAG TGCTGCCCTCGAGGTGGAGCTTTCTGATGATTCCTTTCCTCCTGAGGACTTCGGAATCGTCTCGGGAATGTTGAACGTTAAATGGGACAGAATTGCACC AGCGAGCAATGTTTCTCACACGGTGGTGTTGCGCCCCCTGAAGGCCGGCTACTTTAATTTCACCTCGGCCTCTGTCAGCTACGTGGCccaggaaggaggagaggtgGTG GTGGGCTACACCAGCGCCCCTGGACAGGGTGGCATCCTGGCTCAAAGAGAGTTTGACCGGCGGTTCTCCCCACACTAT CTGGACTGGGCTGCGTTCGGTGTGATGACTCTTCCCTCCATTGGAattcctctgctcctctggtACTCCAGCAAGAGGAAATATGACTCTCCAAAAGCCAAGAAGAACTAA